aacaaacaaacaaactcttAAATGAATGGGCAAGTGCACGAAATCAACAACAATGATGACAGCATTGAAAAAATtgtagaaaagaaacaaaaaaaaaagtggttgATTCCGTCTTCGAAGaggtggaaagaaaacaaaacatgaaagcacaaaaacataaaaacagGTGGAAGTGAAGAGATGAAGGAGTGGaagtggaaaataaaatttaaaaacgCACAAACCatcatgtaaaaaaaaaaaatacaaagaaccggaatgaagaaaagaaagacacaagggagaagagagagagaaaggggggaaaaaaagacaaagcgGATGGAAACAACAAGTCGCCTTGTGTCATCCCTTTCACATtttcagttgttgttttttcttttcattggtttttttttcctctcagCCTAATcgtgtcgtttttttttttgcttttgattTCCGCCAACCAGCCACATCAATTTTCTTCCACCTCCTCATCACCGTATTCGGTCCCATTATATTCACACACTTCCAgttcgttttgttttaattAATCTTGttcatacataaatatataaaacacGCGTACTCGCATTTCATATCTACCAATACACCCACGCCAAAGGGCACATAAAAATGTTTTTAATCATAAATATTCGCCCTGTTTTTGTCCAACACATCATTCATTGCATTACGTAATGCCATTAACATTCTTCGCATGTCTCCTTCACAGCATTCTTATTctccttcacttcccctttttatttatttatttatttccttctcagaagaacaaacaaaaaaaaacaaaaaaagatgtttcatcactctttttttttttttttttggtcctCTTTCATCCTAACCCTCCGTTTTTCcaccctctccctttttaatttccgccactttcctcctcttcactgaTTTCTAAATATTAGTCCCATCATTACAGGCGAaattcaaaaggaaaaaaaagcagcaaaacgCACATTTTTTGTCCATTTTTATCAATCGCCTCCTCATATCATTTCCTCAAATTCTTTACAGCGTTTATGCGTGCAGAATagataaaaatgaaggaatcaAATATTGAAATTGAGGCGAAgtggcagaaaaaaaaaaggaggaggagagtcgaggaaaaaaagaaagaaaaaacaaaagaagactgaaaaaaaattttctttttaaacaaaaaccatgtacaaaaaggaaaaaagaaaacaacgccAATAGCAAGCAaattaataatgataataagaaCCGCCATTgctgatattattattattataacagtaataataataataagctGCATAACAATTGAAGATGCGCCTTACAGCCACTCATCTCTTACTTTTCATACACGCCACATTCCTCTTCCACTACTGTGCGGTGGTTTATTCCTCTTGTATTTCTCCTCACatcttttatttatcttatgttttccttttttttttttttcgtccttgcttctcctcctttttcccttgcttcaagtcttttttaaaaaaaaaattattattattgttattatttcctctaacgcttttttctcctcttttcttgaCAAATGCAACAGCGAAAAAGACGACGATCATTACcagagcaacaacaataataataataataacaccaCAAATACACGAAGTGTTTAAATACCAAAATGCAATAAATATTGTTGGGAAGGTCCAGAACCCtttaacaaaagaaaacaaaaaatcacCTTTACGTATAAATTTAAACATGCAAATGTACACGTATATAATTGCTTTCTTATTCTTTctcattttattcattcactCTTCCTCCAGtccccctttcttccccAGCGTTGTGCAACacattaaacaaaaacaaaagaaacaaaaaaaaacaaaaaacaaaaataaaacagaaataaaagtGGCTGTAGAATCAGCTAATGTGAAGTTAAGCAAGCTGTATTATAACGGATACGAAAGCAAGATAAAATAAGACAATCG
This sequence is a window from Trypanosoma brucei gambiense DAL972 chromosome 7, complete sequence. Protein-coding genes within it:
- a CDS encoding T. brucei spp.-specific protein is translated as MRLTATHLLLFIHATFLFHYCAVVYSSCISPHIFYLSYVFLFFFFRPCFSSFFPCFKSFLKKKLLLLLLFPLTLFSPLFLTNATAKKTTIITRATTIIIIITPQIHEVFKYQNAINIVGKVQNPLTKENKKSPLRINLNMQMYTYIIAFLFFLILFIHSSSSPPFFPSVVQHIKQKQKKQKKTKNKNKTEIKVAVESANVKLSKLYYNGYESKIK